Proteins from one Rosa chinensis cultivar Old Blush chromosome 7, RchiOBHm-V2, whole genome shotgun sequence genomic window:
- the LOC112175109 gene encoding MYB-like transcription factor ODO1, with product MGRQPCCDKLGVKKGPWTAEEDKKLINFILTNGQCCWRAVPKLAGLRRCGKSCRLRWTNYLRPDLKRGLLTESEEQLVIDLHARLGNRWSKIAARLPGRTDNEIKNHWNTHIKKKLLRMGIDPVTHEPLHKDQDDLINKETIISSHTNQANNNLPQSTTENSSSNSSPAENSSSSSSPNENSSGDDQSTLIDSICNVDESLMNSLWVDETPLIDALWNSDQVPDGGDYIENGMGVQSNWEENCSWLLDCQDFGVHDFGMDCFIETELNALDTLGMEKI from the exons ATGGGAAGGCAGCCTTGCTGTGACAAACTTGGGGTTAAGAAAGGGCCATGGACAGCCGAGGAGGATAAGAAGCTCATCAACTTCATTCTCACAAATGGCCAGTGTTGCTGGAGAGCCGTCCCCAAGCTCGCTGGGCTTCGCCGCTGTGGCAAGAGTTGCAGACTCCGTTGGACCAACTATCTCCGTCCCGACTTGAAGAGAGGCCTCCTTACAGAATCTGAAGAACAGTTGGTCATTGATCTCCATGCTCGTCTCGGAAATAG GTGGTCCAAGATTGCAGCCAGATTGCCAGGGAGGACTGATAATGAAATCAAGAATCACTGGAACACCCACATAAAGAAAAAGCTGCTTAGAATGGGAATTGATCCCGTCACGCATGAACCCCTCCACAAAGATCAAGATGACTTGATCAACAAGGAAACTATTATTTCATCCCATACTAATCAAGCTAACAATAACTTGCCTCAATCTACAACTGAAAACTCATCTTCAAACTCATCACCAGCTGAGAATTCATCATCAAGCTCATCACCAAATGAAAATTCTTCTGGAGACGACCAATCGACTTTAATTGATAGCATTTGCAACGTTGACGAGTCGTTGATGAACAGTCTTTGGGTGGATGAAACTCCGCTAATCGATGCATTGTGGAACAGTGATCAAGTACCAGATGGAGGAGATTACATCGAAAATGGCATGGGAGTGCAATCTAATTGGGAGGAGAATTGCTCATGGCTTTTGGACTGCCAAGACTTTGGCGTTCATGATTTCGGTATGGATTGCTTCATCGAAACCGAATTAAATGCCCTCGACACATTAGGGATGGAGAAAATTTAA